In one window of Lewinella sp. 4G2 DNA:
- the kdsB gene encoding 3-deoxy-manno-octulosonate cytidylyltransferase produces the protein MVLAVIPARWASTRFPGKPLAQIGDKAMVDHVYDRVSANRKVDVTVVATDDQRIYDHVASRGGTVMMTKANHKTGTDRVAEVALAYPAATVVINVQGDEPFVAQEQIDKIVEAFEEQSVDIATLAHPIDDEASLLSPNVVKVVRTRSGKALYFSRHAIPFLRDQPVGRWLRQCRHLQHIGIYAFRAEALRTATMLSIGFLEQDESLEQLRWLENDLVIHVGVTDQKSFGVDVPNDLERANATWRALSHKQ, from the coding sequence ATGGTCTTAGCCGTCATTCCCGCCCGCTGGGCCAGTACTCGTTTCCCCGGAAAACCCCTTGCGCAAATTGGCGACAAAGCCATGGTTGATCACGTATATGACCGGGTAAGTGCCAATAGAAAGGTAGACGTCACGGTTGTTGCTACCGACGACCAGCGCATTTACGACCACGTAGCGAGCCGCGGCGGTACGGTCATGATGACTAAAGCCAACCACAAAACCGGAACGGACAGAGTTGCCGAAGTTGCCCTCGCCTATCCCGCAGCGACAGTTGTAATCAACGTGCAGGGAGACGAACCCTTCGTGGCACAAGAGCAGATCGACAAGATCGTGGAAGCCTTCGAAGAGCAGTCAGTGGACATCGCTACGCTGGCTCACCCCATAGACGACGAGGCCTCTCTGTTGTCGCCCAATGTAGTTAAGGTCGTCCGCACGCGGAGTGGAAAAGCACTCTACTTCAGCCGCCACGCTATACCCTTCTTGCGGGACCAACCGGTCGGCCGCTGGTTAAGGCAGTGCAGACACCTTCAGCATATTGGTATCTATGCGTTCCGGGCTGAAGCATTGCGTACTGCCACAATGCTATCGATTGGATTTTTGGAGCAAGACGAGTCACTTGAGCAGTTGCGTTGGCTGGAAAATGACCTTGTAATCCACGTCGGCGTGACGGACCAGAAGAGTTTCGGTGTGGATGTACCTAATGATTTGGAACGTGCAAACGCTACCTGGCGGGCTCTTAGTCATAAACAATGA